Proteins from a genomic interval of Phyllopteryx taeniolatus isolate TA_2022b chromosome 3, UOR_Ptae_1.2, whole genome shotgun sequence:
- the vamp8 gene encoding vesicle-associated membrane protein 8: MDYDPERGGAAETPEPLDKMKSLSSDVAGVRNIMTQNVERILAREERLDNLIGKSEDLHDGAKHFKQTSHKVARTYWWKNVKLIVVIVVIVLIIVLIIILLATGVIPVSAPVPPIVSPTTGPSP, from the exons GAGCGAGGGGGTGCAGCTGAAACACCAGAGCCCCTGGATAAAATGAAGTCCTTAAGTAGTGATGTAGCTGGCGTGAGAAACATCATGACACAGAATGTGGAACGAATCCTGGCCCGAGAGGAGAGATTGGATAATCTCATTGGCAAATCGGAGGATCTGCACGATGGG GCTAAGCACTTCAAGCAAACATCCCATAAAGTGGCTCGCACATACTGGTGGAAGAATGTCAAGCTCATTGTGGTCATCGTGGTCATCGTCCTCATCATCGTGCTCATTATTATCCTACTGGCCACTGGTGTCATCCCCGTCAGTGCCCCTGTGCCTCCCATTGTCTCACCCACAACGGGCCCTAGCccatga